A single window of Ischnura elegans chromosome 8, ioIscEleg1.1, whole genome shotgun sequence DNA harbors:
- the LOC124163329 gene encoding calcium-transporting ATPase type 2C member 1 isoform X3, which yields MWLKTGDASTLGVEEVSARLRADIRNGLRWREAELRRQLAGYNELTVKEDDPTWKKYIEQFRNPLIMLLLASAFVSVCMKQFDDAVSITVAIIIVVTVAFVQEYRSEKSLEELTKLVPPTCHCLRDGNLETFLARNLVPGDIVHLNVGDRVPADLRLFEAIDLAIDESSFTGETEPASKITSLVLKSNGHTSKDNIAFMGTLVRCGNGKGIVVNTGEKSEFGEVFKMMQAEESPKTPLQKSMDILGKQLSFYSFCIIGLIMVLGWFQGRPILDMMTIGVSLAVAAIPEGLPIVVTVTLALGVMRMAKRKAIVKKLPTVETLGCVNVICSDKTGTITKNEMTVTVIITSDAYKAEVSGAGYNDHGEIHIHKCDNLERARESVHRLLEVGCVCNNAHITGDTLLGQPTEGALLAAAMKHGMYGVPDQYVRLQEYPFSSEQKMMAVKCIPKYSESKEEIYFVKGALERVLQHCTKYADRSGASQQLNAKKEKEILADAYDIGCRGLRVVGMARGSSLQDLVYVGLVGICDPPRPNVRESIQVLQQSGVNIKLVTGDAQETAVAIASMIGLDTQHMQVLSGEEIESFSEQQLEQIISRVSVFYRVTPRHKLCIVKALQQNGIIVGMTGDGVNDGVALKKADIGIAMGRNGTDVCKEAADMILVDDDFHTIIAAIEEGKGIFYNIRNFVRFQLSTSIAALSLIALATLIGIPNPLNAMQILWINIIMDGPPAQSLGVEPVDKDVVKQKPRNVKEPMITRSLVCNVILSAIIIIGGTLWVFKREMEDNTITPRDTTMTFTCFVFFDMFNALSCRSQTKSIFTIGLFSNKMFLVAVTLSIVGQLLVIYFPPLQKVFQTEALTAGDMLFLVSLTSTVFIFSELKKFVERHFDQRHRRVKPDMDFV from the exons TTCCGTAATCCTCTGATAATGCTCCTACTAGCATCTGCATTTGTTAGTGTGTGCATGAAGCAGTTTGATGATGCCGTCAGTATAACAGTG GCCATTATAATTGTAGTCACTGTGGCATTTGTGCAAGAATATCGTTCTGAGAAGTCCTTGGAAGAATTAACTAAGCTTGTGCCACCAACTTGCCATTG TCTTCGTGATGGAAACCTGGAAACATTTTTGGCCAGAAATTTGGTTCCTGGAGACATTGTTCACCTTAATGTTGGTGACAGAGTGCCAGCAGACCTTAGGTTATTTGAG gcAATTGACTTAGCCATTGATGAGAGCAGCTTTACTGGGGAAACTGAACCAGCCTCTAAAATAACATCACTGGTGTTGAAAAGCAATGGCCATACTTCAAAGGATAATATTGCATTCATGGGTACACTCGTTCGTTGTGGAAATGGAAAG GGTATTGTTGTCAACACAGGTGAGAAATCAGAGTTTGGTGAAGTCTTCAAAATGATGCAGGCTGAGGAG TCTCCTAAAACTCCCCTGCAAAAGAGCATGGACATTCTTGGCAAGCAGCTCTCTTTCTATTCTTTCTGTATTATTGGTCTAATCATGGTGCTGGGGTGGTTTCAAGGTAGACCAATATTGGACATGATGACTATTGGTGTGAG TCTTGCTGTGGCTGCTATTCCAGAAGGCCTACCAATAGTTGTTACTGTGACCCTTGCATTGGGAGTGATGAGAATGGCGAAGAGGAAAGCTATTGTGAAGAAGTTACCAACTGTGGAAACATTAG gttGTGTCAATGTTATCTGCTCTGATAAGACTGGCactatcacaaaaaatgaaatgacagtaACTGTGATTATAACATCCGATGCATACAAGGCTGAG GTTTCTGGTGCTGGCTATAATGATCATGGTGAAATCCATATTCACAAGTGTGATAACCTGGAACGTGCTAGGGAGTCTGTCCACCGATTGCTTGAAGTTGGTTGTGTATGCAATAATGCTCACATCACCGGTGACACACTCCTCGGCCAGCCAACTGAAGGTGCTCTACTTGCTGCGGCAATGAAG CATGGGATGTACGGTGTACCTGACCAATATGTGCGTTTACAGGAGTATCCTTTCAGTTCTGAGCAAAAAATGATGGCTGTGAAATGCATTCCGAAGTACAGTGAG AGCAAAGAAGAGATATATTTTGTCAAGGGAGCATTAGAGCGAGTATTGCAACACTGTACCAAGTATGCTGACCGATCTGGGGCCAGCCAGCAATTGAATgcaaagaaagagaaagaaatactTGCTGATGCATATGATATTGGCTGTAGAGGTTTGAGAG TTGTCGGAATGGCTCGGGGATCCTCCCTCCAAGATCTAGTATATGTAGGTCTGGTTGGAATTTGTGATCCTCCACGTCCTAATGTCCGTGAGTCAATTCAGGTTCTGCAGCAGTCTGGTGTAAATATTAAACTGGTTACTGGTGATGCTCAAGAGACAGCTGTAGCTATTG cgtCCATGATTGGTCTTGACACTCAGCACATGCAAGTTTTGTCTGGGGAAGAGATTGAGTCTTTCAGTGAACAGCAGCTGGAGCAGATCATTAGCAGAGTTAGTGTTTTCTACAGAGTTACACCCAGGCACAAGTTGTGTATAGTAAAG GCTCTTCAACAGAATGGTATAATTGTTGGTATGACTGGTGATGGTGTGAATGATGGAGTAGCTCTGAAGAAGGCAGATATCGGAATAGCAATGGGAAGGAATGGTACAGATGTGTGCAAGGAAGCTGCTGATATGATTCTTGTAGATGATGATTTCCACACAATTAT TGCTGCCATTGAAGAAGGAAAAGGAATCTTCTACAACATTCGCAACTTTGTCCGGTTCCAGCTTAGTACCAGTATTGCTGCACTGTCATTGATAGCTTTAGCTACTCTCATTGGCATTCCAAATCCTCTCAATGCTATGCAGATTTTGTGGATCAATATTATCATGGATGGGCCCCCAGCTCAAAG TTTGGGTGTTGAACCTGTTGACAAGGATGTTGTTAAACAGAAGCCCCGCAATGTCAAGGAGCCCATGATCACGCGTTCCTTGGTCTGCAATGTTATTTTATCAGCAATTATCATCATTGGTGGAACACTATGGGTTTTCAAAAGAGAG ATGGAAGACAACACCATTACTCCAAGAGATACCACAATGACTTTCACCTGCTTCGTGTTCTTTGACATGTTCAATGCTCTCAGTTGCCGATCTCAG aCAAAATCTATCTTCACGATTGGACTGTTCAGCAATAAGATGTTTCTGGTGGCGGTGACTCTGTCAATTGTTGGACAACTcttagtaatttattttcctcctctccaaaaaGTATTCCAAACTGAGGCTCTTACTGCTGGTG ATATGCTATTCCTGGTCTCATTGACTTCAACCGTCTTCATATTTTCCGAGCTTAAAAAGTTTGTCGAGCGTCACTTTGACCAAAGGCACAGGAGGGTAAAGCCAGACATGGACTTTGTATGA
- the LOC124163329 gene encoding calcium-transporting ATPase type 2C member 1 isoform X2 produces MMTAEMAESANINVEDMWLKTGDASTLGVEEVSARLRADIRNGLRWREAELRRQLAGYNELTVKEDDPTWKKYIEQFRNPLIMLLLASAFVSVCMKQFDDAVSITVAIIIVVTVAFVQEYRSEKSLEELTKLVPPTCHCLRDGNLETFLARNLVPGDIVHLNVGDRVPADLRLFEAIDLAIDESSFTGETEPASKITSLVLKSNGHTSKDNIAFMGTLVRCGNGKGIVVNTGEKSEFGEVFKMMQAEESPKTPLQKSMDILGKQLSFYSFCIIGLIMVLGWFQGRPILDMMTIGVSLAVAAIPEGLPIVVTVTLALGVMRMAKRKAIVKKLPTVETLGCVNVICSDKTGTITKNEMTVTVIITSDAYKAEVSGAGYNDHGEIHIHKCDNLERARESVHRLLEVGCVCNNAHITGDTLLGQPTEGALLAAAMKHGMYGVPDQYVRLQEYPFSSEQKMMAVKCIPKYSESKEEIYFVKGALERVLQHCTKYADRSGASQQLNAKKEKEILADAYDIGCRGLRVVGMARGSSLQDLVYVGLVGICDPPRPNVRESIQVLQQSGVNIKLVTGDAQETAVAIASMIGLDTQHMQVLSGEEIESFSEQQLEQIISRVSVFYRVTPRHKLCIVKALQQNGIIVGMTGDGVNDGVALKKADIGIAMGRNGTDVCKEAADMILVDDDFHTIIAAIEEGKGIFYNIRNFVRFQLSTSIAALSLIALATLIGIPNPLNAMQILWINIIMDGPPAQSLGVEPVDKDVVKQKPRNVKEPMITRSLVCNVILSAIIIIGGTLWVFKREMEDNTITPRDTTMTFTCFVFFDMFNALSCRSQTKSIFTIGLFSNKMFLVAVTLSIVGQLLVIYFPPLQKVFQTEALTAGDMLFLVSLTSTVFIFSELKKFVERHFDQRHRRVKPDMDFV; encoded by the exons TTCCGTAATCCTCTGATAATGCTCCTACTAGCATCTGCATTTGTTAGTGTGTGCATGAAGCAGTTTGATGATGCCGTCAGTATAACAGTG GCCATTATAATTGTAGTCACTGTGGCATTTGTGCAAGAATATCGTTCTGAGAAGTCCTTGGAAGAATTAACTAAGCTTGTGCCACCAACTTGCCATTG TCTTCGTGATGGAAACCTGGAAACATTTTTGGCCAGAAATTTGGTTCCTGGAGACATTGTTCACCTTAATGTTGGTGACAGAGTGCCAGCAGACCTTAGGTTATTTGAG gcAATTGACTTAGCCATTGATGAGAGCAGCTTTACTGGGGAAACTGAACCAGCCTCTAAAATAACATCACTGGTGTTGAAAAGCAATGGCCATACTTCAAAGGATAATATTGCATTCATGGGTACACTCGTTCGTTGTGGAAATGGAAAG GGTATTGTTGTCAACACAGGTGAGAAATCAGAGTTTGGTGAAGTCTTCAAAATGATGCAGGCTGAGGAG TCTCCTAAAACTCCCCTGCAAAAGAGCATGGACATTCTTGGCAAGCAGCTCTCTTTCTATTCTTTCTGTATTATTGGTCTAATCATGGTGCTGGGGTGGTTTCAAGGTAGACCAATATTGGACATGATGACTATTGGTGTGAG TCTTGCTGTGGCTGCTATTCCAGAAGGCCTACCAATAGTTGTTACTGTGACCCTTGCATTGGGAGTGATGAGAATGGCGAAGAGGAAAGCTATTGTGAAGAAGTTACCAACTGTGGAAACATTAG gttGTGTCAATGTTATCTGCTCTGATAAGACTGGCactatcacaaaaaatgaaatgacagtaACTGTGATTATAACATCCGATGCATACAAGGCTGAG GTTTCTGGTGCTGGCTATAATGATCATGGTGAAATCCATATTCACAAGTGTGATAACCTGGAACGTGCTAGGGAGTCTGTCCACCGATTGCTTGAAGTTGGTTGTGTATGCAATAATGCTCACATCACCGGTGACACACTCCTCGGCCAGCCAACTGAAGGTGCTCTACTTGCTGCGGCAATGAAG CATGGGATGTACGGTGTACCTGACCAATATGTGCGTTTACAGGAGTATCCTTTCAGTTCTGAGCAAAAAATGATGGCTGTGAAATGCATTCCGAAGTACAGTGAG AGCAAAGAAGAGATATATTTTGTCAAGGGAGCATTAGAGCGAGTATTGCAACACTGTACCAAGTATGCTGACCGATCTGGGGCCAGCCAGCAATTGAATgcaaagaaagagaaagaaatactTGCTGATGCATATGATATTGGCTGTAGAGGTTTGAGAG TTGTCGGAATGGCTCGGGGATCCTCCCTCCAAGATCTAGTATATGTAGGTCTGGTTGGAATTTGTGATCCTCCACGTCCTAATGTCCGTGAGTCAATTCAGGTTCTGCAGCAGTCTGGTGTAAATATTAAACTGGTTACTGGTGATGCTCAAGAGACAGCTGTAGCTATTG cgtCCATGATTGGTCTTGACACTCAGCACATGCAAGTTTTGTCTGGGGAAGAGATTGAGTCTTTCAGTGAACAGCAGCTGGAGCAGATCATTAGCAGAGTTAGTGTTTTCTACAGAGTTACACCCAGGCACAAGTTGTGTATAGTAAAG GCTCTTCAACAGAATGGTATAATTGTTGGTATGACTGGTGATGGTGTGAATGATGGAGTAGCTCTGAAGAAGGCAGATATCGGAATAGCAATGGGAAGGAATGGTACAGATGTGTGCAAGGAAGCTGCTGATATGATTCTTGTAGATGATGATTTCCACACAATTAT TGCTGCCATTGAAGAAGGAAAAGGAATCTTCTACAACATTCGCAACTTTGTCCGGTTCCAGCTTAGTACCAGTATTGCTGCACTGTCATTGATAGCTTTAGCTACTCTCATTGGCATTCCAAATCCTCTCAATGCTATGCAGATTTTGTGGATCAATATTATCATGGATGGGCCCCCAGCTCAAAG TTTGGGTGTTGAACCTGTTGACAAGGATGTTGTTAAACAGAAGCCCCGCAATGTCAAGGAGCCCATGATCACGCGTTCCTTGGTCTGCAATGTTATTTTATCAGCAATTATCATCATTGGTGGAACACTATGGGTTTTCAAAAGAGAG ATGGAAGACAACACCATTACTCCAAGAGATACCACAATGACTTTCACCTGCTTCGTGTTCTTTGACATGTTCAATGCTCTCAGTTGCCGATCTCAG aCAAAATCTATCTTCACGATTGGACTGTTCAGCAATAAGATGTTTCTGGTGGCGGTGACTCTGTCAATTGTTGGACAACTcttagtaatttattttcctcctctccaaaaaGTATTCCAAACTGAGGCTCTTACTGCTGGTG ATATGCTATTCCTGGTCTCATTGACTTCAACCGTCTTCATATTTTCCGAGCTTAAAAAGTTTGTCGAGCGTCACTTTGACCAAAGGCACAGGAGGGTAAAGCCAGACATGGACTTTGTATGA